A single window of Culicoides brevitarsis isolate CSIRO-B50_1 chromosome 3, AGI_CSIRO_Cbre_v1, whole genome shotgun sequence DNA harbors:
- the LOC134835978 gene encoding triosephosphate isomerase, producing MGRKFCVGGNWKMNGDKASITALCKLLSDAALDANTEVVVGCPSLYVSFARGLLPASIGVAGQNCYKAEKGAFTGEVSPQMLKDVGADWVILGHSERRAIFGETDQLVAEKVAYALSQGLKVIACIGETLQEREAGQTEAVCFRQMKAISELVKDWSNVVVAYEPVWAIGTGKTATPQQAQEVHAALRKWLVENVSADVSANLRIQYGGSVTAANCRELASQGDIDGFLVGGASLKPEFVDIVNARK from the coding sequence ATGGGTCGCAAATTCTGTGTTGGAGGAAATTGGAAAATGAATGGCGACAAAGCCAGCATTACCGCATTGTGCAAATTGCTTTCGGATGCTGCTTTGGATGCCAATACCGAAGTCGTTGTTGGATGCCCATCGTTGTACGTTTCCTTCGCGCGTGGATTATTGCCCGCTTCCATTGGAGTTGCTGGACAAAATTGCTACAAAGCCGAGAAGGGAGCTTTCACAGGCGAAGTTTCTCCTCAAATGTTGAAAGATGTCGGCGCTGATTGGGTTATCCTCGGTCACTCTGAACGTCGTGCAATTTTCGGAGAAACTGACCAACTCGTTGCCGAAAAAGTTGCATACGCATTGTCTCAAGGCCTCAAAGTTATCGCTTGCATCGGCGAAACTTTGCAAGAACGCGAAGCAGGACAAACCGAAGCTGTTTGCTTCCGTCAAATGAAAGCCATTTCGGAACTTGTGAAGGATTGGAGCAACGTTGTTGTTGCCTATGAACCTGTTTGGGCCATTGGAACGGGCAAAACAGCAACGCCCCAACAAGCACAAGAAGTTCATGCCGCTCTCCGCAAATGGTTGGTTGAAAATGTCTCCGCTGACGTTTCTGCCAATCTTCGCATTCAATACGGAGGATCTGTTACAGCTGCAAACTGCCGCGAATTGGCAAGCCAAGGCGATATTGATGGATTTTTGGTTGGCGGAGCATCTCTCAAGCCTGAATTCGTTGATATTGTCAATGCgagaaagtaa
- the LOC134833753 gene encoding ER membrane protein complex subunit 1: MLKSFVILSILALSLVNGLYEDQIGKFDWKQSFIGIAKSAHFGDGDKIAVTTEENTFAVLSAKNGEILSRQVYESDSRGEILLLAGNTAATGSHLTRDYDTITVSGRNPSIIRGWNAENSALEFEWSLNLLNADAAPNVMWFYNKHFLYHVIPVWGSHVEVAGYIANSGQSTKQTATKITTPWSRKENCLLVEQYFVCHVKNQVLVLDLIADGSNNIKTVAVDVSDAQIERVNGGLAAVRVGNQVVLLAEKTVVKTKMPNPSSVFAEASLGDNGALIEILNEEANVKIVTTDLQTNKQIEELSTTASYPKTLGAPKILAAKCRSGNQPICRLLVKSEDGALVLLQQGKIKWTREESLTNIDSVEFVDLTLSDAEGELEEELTNKNRDFYGAFVRRIAGQITHAKNIFLHVVGGGPAPSASQKAGLVRDDFGLHKIIIIVTKTGKVYGVDNLSGKFHWIKYLPHMQGFNEEQGLQLLVQRTSKYYPLPAQCAVIGKDKTTGNGVIFQFNPITGQSLNGGDGVTKLTYPIQQIALLPKLNEDSLKGLLLLDNNNHVHALPESTAKFADGLYLYTADRNTGAMSGYFVQFSNNKLQTIPTWKLHVGSIARQQKIIKIASKNPIEHVHSQGRVLADRSVLYKYLNPNLVAVVTQGIDPIHKYILNVHLVDVVSGAIIFSMTHRRAKGPVNIVHSENWLTYSFYNEKVRRTEITSIELYEGKTQANSTVWSSLGAPPLPLVERQTYIFPANVAVMKETITEKGITNKHVLFGISSGHILEMSWHLLDPRRPSTNPERAREEGLIPYIPELPIQQDAIVNYNQTIERLKGIHTAPSGLESTCLMIGYGLDLFVTRVAPSKTFDLLKEDFDYFLITAVLTALIVASYITKQLASRKLIKQAWK; this comes from the exons atgttgaaatctTTCGTAATTTTAAGCATCTTAGCATTAAGTTTAGTCAATGGATTGTACGAAGATCAAATTGGAAAGTTTGATTG gAAACAATCATTTATTGGTATTGCAAAGTCTGCACATTTCGGAGATGGAGACAAAATAGCTGTAACAACGGAGGAAAACACTTTTGCTGTTTTGTCGGCGAAAAATGGAGAAATTCTCAGTCGTCAAGTGTACGAAAGCGATTCTCGGGGAGAAATTTTACTTCTTGCCGGCAATACAGCTGCTACGGGAAGTCATTTAACTCGCGATTACGACACAATTACCGTCTCGGGAAGAAATCCTTCGATCATTCGGGGATGGAATGCCGAGAATTCAGCTCTCGAATTTGAATGGTCTCTGAATTTGTTGAATGCGGATGCCGCCCCGAACGTTATGTGGTTTTACAATAAGCATTTTCTGTATCACGTCATTCCCGTATGGGGCTCGCATGTCGAAGTTGCTGGATATATTGCGAATAGCGGACAATCGACGAAACAAACTGCAACGAAAATCACGACGCCATGGAGTCGAAAGGAAAACTGTTTGCTCGTCGAGCAATATTTTGTGTGTCATgtgaaaaatcaagttttagtGTTGGATTTGATTGCTGACGGttcaaataatatcaaaactgTTGCTGTTGATGTTTCTGATGCTCAAATTGAACGAGTTAATGGAGGTTTAGCTGCTGTTCGTGTTGGAAATCAGGTCGTTTTGTTGGCAGAAAAGACTGTAGTCAAGACAAAAATGCCAAATCCATCGTCAGTGTTTGCCGAAGCAAGTTTGGGAGATAACGGAGCCTTGATTGAAATCCTTAATGAAGAAGCCAACGTAAAAATTGTCACAACAGACCTTCAAACGAACAAACAAATTGAAGAATTATCAACAACAGCTTCTTATCCGAAAACATTGGGAGCTCCAAAGATTCTTGCTGCAAAATGTAGAAGCGGAAATCAACCAATTTGTCGATTGTTAGTGAAATCTGAGGATGGAGCTCTTGTTCTTTTGCAACAaggcaaaataaaatggaCTCGCGAAGAATCCTTAACGAACATTGATTCCGTGGAATTTGTTGACTTGACTTTATCTGATGCTGAAGGAGAATTAGAAGAAGAATTAACCAACAAGAATA ggGACTTTTATGGAGCTTTTGTTCGTCGTATCGCAGGTCAAATAACCCATGCTAAAAATATCTTCTTACATGTCGTTGGAGGAGGTCCTGCGCCATCAGCTTCTCAAAAAGCGGGCTTAGTTCGTGATGATTTTGGACTTCACAAAATCATTATTATCGTAACGAAAACAGGAAAAGTTTATGGAGTCGATAATTTATCCGGAAAATTCCATTGGATCAAATATTTGCCTCATATGCAAGGATTTAACGAAGAACAAGGCTTACAATTGCTTGTACAAAGAACCTCCAAATATTATCCGCTTCCTGCGCAATGTGCTGTTATTGGAAAAGACAAAACCACGGGCAATGGAGTAATCTTCCAATTCAATCCGATTACGGGACAATCGCTTAATGGAGGAGATGGCGTTACAAAACTCACGTATCCAATTCAACAAATTGCATTGTTACCAAAATTGAATGAAGATTCACTCAAAGGCTTATTGTTGTtggataataataatcatgtgCATGCGTTACCTGAATCTACAGCTAAATTCGCTGATGGGCTTTATCTTTACACAGCAGATCGTAATACGGGAGCGATGTCGGGTTATTTTGTGCAGTTCAGTAATAAT aaattacaAACAATTCCAACATGGAAACTTCATGTCGGAAGTATTGCtcgtcaacaaaaaataatcaaaattgctTCTAAAAATCCAATTGAGCATGTTCATTCTCAGGGACGTGTTTTGGCAGATCGTTCTGTGTTGTACAAATATCTAAATCCTAATTTGGTTGCTGTTGTTACGCAAGGAATAGATCCTATTCATAAat atattttgaaCGTACATTTGGTTGATGTTGTTTCCGGAGCAATTATTTTCTCAATGACACATCGTCGAGCAAAGGGACCTGTGAATATTGTTCATTCGGAAAATTGGCTAACATACTCGTTCTACAATGAAAAAGTTCGTCGCACGGAAATTACTTCAATTGAACTGTATGAAGGCAAAACACAAGCTAACAGTACTGTTTGGAGTTCTTTGGGAGCTCCTCCATTACCGCTTGTCGAACGTCAAACGTACATTTTCCCCGCAAATGTTGCCGTAATGAAAGAAACAATCACTGAAAAGGGCATCACGAACAAACATGTTTTGT tTGGCATCTCATCAGGACACATTTTGGAAATGTCATGGCATTTACTCGATCCTCGTCGACCTTCGACAAATCCTGAACGTGCGCGAGAAGAAGGCTTAATTCCTTACATTCCTGAATTGCCGATTCAACAAGATGCGATTGTCAACTACAACCAAACAATTGAACGTTTAAAGGGAATTCACACAGCGCCAAGTGGTCTTGAATCAACGTGCCTGATGATCGGATATGGCTTGGATTTGTTCGTAACTCGAGTTGCGCCTTcgaaaacttttgatttgCTGAAGGAAGATTTCGATTATTTCCTTATCACGGCAGTTCTGACAGCACTCATCGTTGCTTCTTATATTACGAAGCAGCTTGCGTCGCGAAAACTCATAAAACAAGCATGGAAATag